The genomic window GCAACGTTCGCGAACTCCGGCAACAGCTGTGTCTTGCTCATGAAACCTAACTCCCCTCCTCGAGACGCCGAACCCGGATCTTCCGAGTACAAACGAGCCAACGTAGAGAATTCCATCTTACCGGAATTAACTTGCTCCGTGAAATCACGTAAGCGGGCCTTGATGGCGTCTGTTTCCTCAAACGGAATCTTCGGTTCCAAGGTAACGATTTGCACCTCTACAGTCGTAGGGATGTTCGGCAGGCTATCCTGAGACAACTGGCTGAAATATTTACGCACCTCGGAAGGTGTCAGCTTGATCTCGCCGATCAATTGATGCTGCATCTGTTGCACTACCTGCTGCTCCCGCACCATCTCCTTACGCTCATCCTTGATCTGGGAAAATTTCTTACCGAAATATTCCTCCAATTTCTCGCGAGACCCGATTTGGTTCACAGCCATGTTCATCCATTGATCCACGCTCTGGATCACTTGGTTCTCGTTCACGGTAATACTATCGATCTTAGCTTGATTCAGATATAGTTTCTGTATCGCCATCTGCTCCGGGATCACGCAATACGGGTCGCCATCCAAACGGACCCCCTCATTTTGATTATACAAACGCTGCGTCTCAATATCCGAACGTAAAATAGCGTCATCTCCTACCACCCACACAATTTCATCGATCACATTGTCTTGCGCCATTACAATGCAAGAACAACAGGCAAGAAAGAATACACTTAAAATCTTTTTCATCATGTCTACCCATTTATAAAATTAGAGATCACGGCTCGGAATGGAATTCCACGTCACCGCTCCGGATCGCATCGTTATATAACTCGTCTTCAAATTTTTTCAAGAATTCAACTTTTCGTTGGTTGACCAGCATTTCCGTGACGTGCGAACTGGCATAATCATATGGCTCCACACTGCCGAAAGGTAAATATTCCTTGATATTCAACAGATAACAATAACTGCTATCCGCCACCTCAACATACTTATTCGCCTTCAGAAACGCATTCGGATTCGACACATGGATCGGTATATTATCCATTACCTCATCGAAATCAACCCATTTGTCGTAAAAGTACTCATAAATCGTGGCATTTTGCACACTATACTTCTCAATTTTTTCTAAAGAGGCCACATCTGTGGATTTGTACCACTTTTTGACGTCGGTAAGTCCCGGGGCATCAACCGGGATTTTCAAGAATAATCCCTTGATCAAGCCTTTATCCAAGATAAACTTTTTCTGGTTTTCCTCGTAATAGTTTAATTTATCACTTTCCCGGATATCAGTTTTCAGCTTCTCCTCCACCAATCGTTCCTGATAACGGTAACGAACCAAGGAACGCCTGTACTCCTCTACCAATTTATCGACCTCCTCTTTCTCATCCCCTAAGTTACGCAAAGCCACATCGTACACCAATACATCCTTTACCCATTTCTTGGTAAAGCCCTCGGCCAGCAACAGACTATCTGCGGAGGAAATCCCCCGGGGTATTAGCTTATTCACCTCCGAACGATTTAGGGTACGTCCTTTCACGCTAACCAAGACATCCGTAGTATCAGCTGGCTGAGAACCTTTACAGGCACCCAACAACACAACGAACGTTAGGAACATGAAGACTATCCTCATATCTATCTTTATTTTATTTCTTTAGTTTCTTCAATAATTTCCAGTTGACAGTCACCGGATATTTTTTATTCAAATCCGCAATCCACTTCGCTTCCAACACCTTCTGCTGGGCGGAGGGTTTGCTCCAGATCTCCCGGTTGCTGACCTCAAACAACAGAATCCCATCCCGGTACTCCTGCATCAAATGAGGGATCTCCGGATGTTTTGTCTCCAGATTCTTACGCTCGGCGGTCGTTACGATATCGCGGATAAACAAATCATAGATCTCTTGCATAAAATCACCCGCATACGTTTTTGTCGAGAACGGACAACGTTGGATATAATAAGCGAACTCCGCTTGCGGGAAATCCTTTCCATCCAATTGCATAAGCGTC from Parabacteroides distasonis ATCC 8503 includes these protein-coding regions:
- a CDS encoding peptidylprolyl isomerase; translation: MMKKILSVFFLACCSCIVMAQDNVIDEIVWVVGDDAILRSDIETQRLYNQNEGVRLDGDPYCVIPEQMAIQKLYLNQAKIDSITVNENQVIQSVDQWMNMAVNQIGSREKLEEYFGKKFSQIKDERKEMVREQQVVQQMQHQLIGEIKLTPSEVRKYFSQLSQDSLPNIPTTVEVQIVTLEPKIPFEETDAIKARLRDFTEQVNSGKMEFSTLARLYSEDPGSASRGGELGFMSKTQLLPEFANVAFNLKDPKRVSQIVQTEYGYHIIQLIEKRGDRINCRHILLKPKVSDKELADATTRLDSLYNDLQANKFTFEEAATFVSYDKDTRNNKGLMVNQDYESSNMGTPKFEMQELPQEIGKVVYGMKVGEISKPFTMLTNKQKEVVAIVKLKARTEGHKANLADDFQALKAIVEAKKREELLNDWITKKQKSTYVRISDGWRNCDFKYPGWIKE